The DNA region tttgtaatgtcataaacaaatattattttgtgtaaactTTTATAAGTGACTGAACTGATGTCGGTTGATTGTAAATAACTATGTACAAAAGTAGGTTTTTTGGATGTGAGTGTTAgagaaatagaaaaaaaatatattttattgaccaGAACTCAGTTAaagccaaaaataataaagcaaatTTAGACACAGCTATTGGCAAGTAAAAGCCtgatgaaaattatatattttcagagcagcaacattgttttaaaaacaggACTTGGGCCCCTTACAACATTATCTATAATCTACTATTAAGACgctttattctttaaaaaaaaattctctcTATTCTAATGTCAAActtcatgatttttttttacatatcctgaccataatttgactTTACGTTATGTTGTAATTTGTGAGACTACGCACTGGGGACGCCTTTAATCTTGTTTCCAGATTTGTCGTATTGTGGTTAATGGGCCTACGAGCATCTAGATATAACTGGTACTTGgacattttgaattattttgaacGCACAAAATTCGTATATGACATAAACGGTTGAGGGcataaatgtgtttatatataaaattgagaTCAGAAGATCAGTAAAGGGACAATTTTTACAGTCGGTTCTAaactttcttttaaattattacattaaatcgCTTATTCAAAAGGGATGATAGAAAATAATTGACATTCCTGATTATTTGTATTAGCTTTAAACCATTGTAATTTATACAGACAAGTACAATTATTGCcattacataattttcatattgatatttattagttGTATGTAAcgcaaaattttattaaactgactatgtaataataatgatatcaTACGCACTGCCATTGCAAATGTTTGTAGCTAATTGATTCATATGAATATGTTGGATCTCAATGTTTGACTAACAATTACCTAAATGGTTACTTATCAATTGTTCAagaattgaaattaaaaaataggtGATAATATTGTGAAGGTCAGACAAAACACTcttgaatttataattagaatttatttatgaaactatctgtttaaataaatattttgtatgaaattatatCTGAACATGATTTTATCTTGGAAATTTTCAGCTCTTGAATCATTGaacaagaaataaaatgcCAGATGTGCTAATTAAAGGTAACAAGCTAAAGGTTAATACACTGAAGGATTTTTAATCTGGATGTACACTAAATTGAATggataaagataaaaaaaaatcgataaaTGTAACCTTGGTGATTGTTCACTTCTAGAATGCCTTAAAAAGTTGCCATGTgtgataatgtaaattatgtgtGGTTGGTCATTTGAATCATTGTAGCATATGTTAataagatagaaaattaaattaccttatgaattgtgtaaattttgttttattattaatttgatgtTTAATTTTCAAGGATCTTTGGttgttaaagtaattaaatccaaaatctacaaattaaaatagtaaagacattcttaaagtaatttttgaaatttacaaatatttttcaactaAATTCTTTCACAactcattacaaaataaataaatttattacaaatttttaaagtattactTAGAATATATCATGAATCATCAAATGTCATGCGTCCTATACCATGACTCTTAATATACCTTCTGTAttgcttatatttattattttctgctaATGATTTCTTAGTTTCTTCCTCTTTGATGTCTTTCCAGACTGTAAAGTTTTCCTTAATCCACAACTCTTTATCCAGAAATGATTGTCTTTCTGAATCTTCTAATGCATTAAACTGATGTTGACCAAGTTGCATATACTTTCGtattagatataatttttcttcatCTCCATATGGtttctttaaaattgtgtaattcCACAGCCACCGTACAtaccaataaatataataagtaattgtaTATGGTAACATAATTAGCTGAATCCACAgtatatcttttatttctgGTTTAGCATATGCACCCTTTATATCCATATTTTCTTCTATAACTCGTCTTATTATCCTATCCTGTTCCTCCTTAAGTTCTGCTTtgcttttcttatttttaccTTTCCCTTGTGATTCCTTAGTTTCATCTTTTGCTATATCCAATGCTCGGTTTCTATATTTTGGTACTGTCATGAAGTATTT from Pieris brassicae chromosome 2, ilPieBrab1.1, whole genome shotgun sequence includes:
- the LOC123717708 gene encoding dnaJ homolog subfamily C member 25 homolog — protein: MLCYKHLFIILLTCLVTVVLGHDHLLEGIYCGKENCYEVLGVTRQATKNEIGKSYRQLARKFHPDLRRGEEAKKEAEEKFKEIATAYEILRDDEARSDYDYMLDNPQEYYAHYYRYYRRRMAPKVDVRIVVAVTITVISIIQYYSAWSKYDSAIKYFMTVPKYRNRALDIAKDETKESQGKGKNKKSKAELKEEQDRIIRRVIEENMDIKGAYAKPEIKDILWIQLIMLPYTITYYIYWYVRWLWNYTILKKPYGDEEKLYLIRKYMQLGQHQFNALEDSERQSFLDKELWIKENFTVWKDIKEEETKKSLAENNKYKQYRRYIKSHGIGRMTFDDS